The following proteins are co-located in the Vigna angularis cultivar LongXiaoDou No.4 chromosome 2, ASM1680809v1, whole genome shotgun sequence genome:
- the LOC108327363 gene encoding uncharacterized protein LOC108327363, translated as MIEAFQQQNVALVQQNTVALQNLEAAKANTEVTQRQLMEILTATRTTVGPSISSGNHQNEWSLESFLQHHPAKFNGKCLPDEADQWLRDMERIYDAKRCPDDNRLAFTEYLLTGDVSHWWTSMKMILADTQSPIFWDVFRTKFYEEYFPDNVRFAKEVEFLQLVQGGMSVSEYTNKFKHLVRFNTMATNEEWQCRKFENGLRSELKLLISSLCIRSFSIMVERAKVLEKNMAEVEQQKKQQQQASRGPISSRSNVNLRRNPYARPAQPSNSSGSQAVVIVGRSGQQGTVTCFQCGGPHYRSSCPQLVGGKYCTRCKRNGHLESECNMGGRAVMRPPNAGRNQPRGGGRAQAVGRVYAITGAEAASSDCGEKKLVFPDEEEEELSVTLGQLKEDIVEGASCFLIMTHADEEFGDLSHERSSNSKLNGGQSVVDEFPDVFPDEVPGLPPPREVEFTIDLVSTTGPVSIAPYRMSPAELVELKKQIEDLMDKQFIRPSASPWGVPVLLVKKKDGSSRLCIDYRQLNKLTIKNKYPLPRIDDLLNQLHGATIFSKIDLRSGYHQIRVKEGDVQKTAFRSRYGHYEYVVMLFGVTNAPAIFMDYMNCIFRPYLDKFVVVFIDDILIYSKSCEEHEEHLRMVLSVLREKELYAKLSKCEFWMKEVQFLRHIVSAGGISVDPAKVRAVLEWESPRSVTEVRSFVGLAGYYRRFIEGFFKIVAPLTQLTRKDHPFAWTDRCEASFQELKQKLTSAPLLVIPDKAKLFEVYCDASHQCLGCVLMQEKRAVAYASRQLKIHEKNYPTHDLELAAVVFALKIWRHYLYGSTFQVFSDHKRKANVVADALSRKVVHVSSMMIKELNLVESFRDLRLQFDLEPDSIRCCNLRISSNVFDRIREKQLADEELAEHQRPSGLLQQLEIPEWKWDSISMDFVTHLPHTVKNHDSIWVIVDRLTKSAHFLAVNLKMSMTKLAQLYINEFVRLHGVPSSIISDRDTRFTSRFWQSLQSELGSKLQ; from the exons ATGATAGAGGCTTTTCAACAACAAAACGTTGCTCTAGTACAGCAGAACACAGTCGCTCTACAAAATTTGGAGGCTGCCAAAGCGAACACTGAAGTAACTCAGAGACAATTAATGGAGATATTAACCGCTACTAGAACCACAGTCGGACCATCCATTTCATCTGGGAATCATCAGAAcgagtggagtttggagagtttcCTTCAACATCACCCAGCCAAATTCAATGGAAAGTGCCTTCCTGATGAGGCAGATCAGTGGCTGCGTGATATGGAAAGAATCTACGATGCCAAGAGGTGTCCGGACGACAATCGCTTGGCATTCACGGAGTATCTGCTGACTGGAGATGTTAGTCATTGGTGGACTAGCATGAAGATGATTCTGGCGGACACTCAAAGCCCCATCTTTTGGGACGTCTTCAGAACTAAGTTTTATGAAGAGTACTTCCCTGATAACGTTCGTTTCGCCAAGGAAGTAGAGTTTCTTCAGCTAGTGCAAGGTGGGATGTCCGTTTCGGAGTACACCAACAAGTTCAAGCACTTAGTCAGATTCAACACTATGGCCACCAATGAAGAGTGGCAGTGTCGTAAGTTCGAAAATGGGCTGAGGAGTGAATTGAAGTTGTTGATATCCAGCTTGTGCATTAGGTCTTTTTCTATCATGGTTGAGAGAGCCAAGGTATTGGAGAAAAACATGGCAGAGGTGGAACAACAGaagaaacaacaacaacaggCATCTAGAGGACCGATATCTTCAAGAAGCAATGTGAATTTGAGGAGGAATccttacgctcgtccagcacagCCATCGAATTCAAGTGGATCTCAAGCAGTGGTTATTGTCGGTCGGTCTGGACAGCAAGGGACCGTAACATGCTTtcagtgtggaggaccacactacCGTTCATCGTGTCCTCAGTTAGTAGGAGGAAAGTATTGCACTCGCTGCAAGAGGAACGGGCATTTGGAGAGTGAGTGCAACATGGGAGGACGAGCTGTGATGAGGCCACCGAATGCTGGAAGGAATCAACCGAGAGGTGGTGGTCGAGCACAAGCAGTTGGTCGGGTATATGCCATAACGGGCGCTGAAGCAGCAAGTTCAG attgtggtgAGAAGAAGTTGGTATTTccggatgaagaagaagaagagttatCGGTGACGCTCGGTCAATTAAAGGAGGACATCGTGGAGGGTGCCAGTTGCTTTCTGATCATGACGCACGCGGATGAAGAGTTTGGAGATTTAAGTCATGAACGATCGTCCAATAGCAAGCTGAATGGAGGACAATCGGTTGTGGACGAATTCCCGGACGTTTTCCCGGATGAAGTACCCGGACTACCTCCTCCACGAGAGGTAGAATTTACTATTGACTTGGTGTCGACAACAGGACCCGTCTCTATTGCACCATATCGGATGTCACCAGCAGAGTTGGTTGAACTCAAGAAACAGATTGAAGATTTAATGGACAAGCAATTCATTAGGCCGAGCGCATCACCTTGGGGAGTGCCTGTTCTCTTAGTGAAGAaaaaggatggcagctctcggcttTGCATTGACTACAGGCAGttaaacaagctgaccatcaagaacaagtaccccTTGCCGAGGATTGATGATCTGTTGAATCAATTGCATGGGGCTACTATATTCTCCAAGATTGATTTGCGATCGGGGTATCACCAAATTCGGGTGAAGGAAGGGGACGTCCAGAAGACAGCCTTCCGGTCTCGTTACGGACACTATGAGTATGTAGTGATGTTGTTCGGTGTAACGAACGCACCAGCGatattcatggattacatgaattGCATCTTCAGGCCGTACCTTGACAAGTTTGTGGTCGTCTTCATTGATGATATCctcatctactccaagagctgtgaagaacatgaagaacaCTTGAGGATGGTGCTGAGCGTATTGAGGGAGAAAGAGTTGTACGCCAAGCTGTCCaagtgtgagttttggatgaaggaagtgcAGTTCTTGAGGCACATAGTCTCTGCTGGAGGAATTTCAGTGGATCCGGCCAAGGTACGAGCGGTattggaatgggagagtccgcgTTCGGTCACTGAAGTCCGAAGTTTCGTGGGgctcgcgggctactataggcgcTTTATTGAAGGATTCTTTAAGATAGTAGCACCGTTGACTCAGCTGACCAGAAAAGAtcacccgttcgcttggaccgatcggtgtgaggCTAGTTTCCAAGAACTGAAGcagaagttgacgagcgctccacTCTTGGTCATTCCTGACAAGGCCAAACTGTTCGAAGTATATTGTGATGCCTCTCATCAATGTTTGGGCTGTGTGCTTATGCAAGAGAAGAGAGCGGTCGCGTACGCTTCTCGACAGCTGAAGATCCATGAGAAGAACTATCCGACGCACGACTTGGAATTGGCAGCGGTTGTCTTCGcattgaagatttggaggcactacTTGTATGGATCTACATTCCAAGTctttagtgatcacaaga GGAAGGCGAACGTTGTAGCGGACGCTTTAAGCAGAAAGGTAGTTCATGTCTCATCCATGATGATCAAAGAATTAAACTTGGTGGAGAGttttagagatctaaggttgcAGTTCGACTTGGAACCGGACAGTATCAGatgctgtaaccttagaatatccaGTAACGTCTTTGACCGAATCAGAGAGAAGCAATTGGCGGATGAAGAACTG GCTGAGCATCAGAGACCGAGCGGTCTACTACAGCAGTTGGAGATTcctgaatggaagtgggacagtatCTCAATGGATTTCGTGACCCACTTACCCCACACGGTCAAGAATCACGACTCCATCTGGGTGATAGTGGATCGGTTGACGAAGAGCGCACACTTCTTAGCCGTTAATTTGAAGATGTCCATGACGAAGCTTGCACAACTCTACATCAACGAGTTCGTTCGTTTGCACGGAGTCCCGTCCAGCATcatttctgaccgagacacaagaTTTACGTCTCGGTTTTGGCAGTCCCTACAAAGTGAATTGGGTAGCAAACTGCAATGA
- the LOC108328372 gene encoding uncharacterized protein LOC108328372 has product MASNQEATIPLKFWVDEEQNSVIVAEASGDFVDVLFSFLTLPLGTIIRLVSKNQPHQPLEIGCIGNLYQSVEKFNTNVFWNRICRQMLLSPRNPSETSCQRLKLKVDDTVPTKYFVCGYCLKGSDLLLSTFGGASCYCGKLMTKEMKVLEESKEEGSWGNGVFVKGDAMFLIFDDLRVLNSSPGNTVQQLLQLGYKDFNKMKEISVNVGMKEIFSILKQALTSKSPLSDVFLANRESKPTLPSFSLDSGLSHHKCSLEVKITVSKSQNKILFAEAEGNFVDFLFSFLTIPLGSIINLMNGKSSFGSIDNLYKSVKDLNSSWFIGSANNSLLNPCVPHQFGCTCQPIHVPEEDSPSYWYGTKVVNANIKREAISKNQDVLQDPVAMKIFEPRCSDGARGPAVGFMKRPCIFVVRDDLQVSPMTTTSSISFVQEFHLPLDDFEEHLVEIKNSREALNLLRASLTSKAALTDSLFYLLKRRKKEMCILRCIGWKEEGDEKKKDGNRKENY; this is encoded by the exons ATGGCTTCAAATCAAGAAGCAACAATCCCTTTGAAATTTTGGGTGGACGAAGAACAAAACAGTGTAATTGTGGCAGAAGCGAGTGGAGACTTCGTTGATGTTCTCTTCAGTTTCCTCACCCTTCCACTGGGAACCATCATCAGGCTTGTGTCAAAAAACCAACCTCACCAACCGTTAGAGATCGGTTGCATCGGCAACCTTTACCAGAGTGTGGAAAAGTTCAACACTAACGTCTTCTGGAACCGTATCTGCCGGCAAATGCTGCTCTCTCCGCGCAACCCTTCGGAAACCTCTTGCCAGAGACTGAAACTGAAGGTGGATGATACAGTGCCCACAAAGTATTTCGTGTGTGGGTACTGTTTAAAGGGCAGTGATTTGTTGCTGAGTACTTTTGGTGGGGCAAGTTGCTACTGTGGGAAGTTGATGACCAAAGAGATGAAAGTGCTGGAAGAGTCAAAGGAAGAGGGCTCTTGGGGAAATGGTGTTTTTGTTAAAGGGGATGCCATGTTCTTGATCTTTGATGATTTGAGAGTGCTGAACAGCTCTCCAGGTAACACTGTTCAGCAACTCCTCCAACTTGGATACAAAGACTTCAacaagatgaaagaaatttCTGTAAATGTTGGCATGAAGGAG ATATTTAGCATACTAAAGCAAGCATTAACCTCCAAATCTCCTCTAAGTGATGTATTTTTGGCAAACAGAGAATCTAAGCCAACACTCCCTTCCTTCTCACTAGATTCTGGCCTAAGCCACCATAAATGTTCTTTAGAAGTCAAGATAACAGTGAGCAAATCACAGAACAAGATTCTGTTTGCTGAAGCAGAGGGAAACTTTGTGGATTTTCTATTCAGCTTCCTTACCATACCTCTTGGATCTATTATAAACCTCATGAATGGCAAATCATCCTTTGGAAGCATTGATAACTTGTACAAAAGTGTGAAGGATCTTAATTCATCATGGTTCATAGGATCAGCAAACAATTCCTTACTGAATCCATGTGTCCCTCATCAATTTGGTTGTACATGCCAGCCAATACATGTTCCAGAAGAAGACAGTCCCAGTTATTGGTATGGCACTAAGGTAGTGAATGCCAATATCAAACGTGAAGCGATTTCAAAGAATCAAGACGTGTTACAAGATCCAGTGGCTATGAAAATTTTTGAACCAAGATGTTCTGATGGAGCAAGAGGACCTGCCGTGGGATTTATGAAGAGGCCCTGTATATTTGTTGTGAGGGATGATCTTCAAGTGTCACCAATGACAACTACTTCTAGCATTTCCTTCGTACAAGAGTTTCATTTGCCATTGGATGATTTTGAGGAACATTTGGTGGAAATTAAGAACTCACGCGAG GCGCTAAACCTGTTGAGAGCTTCTTTGACATCTAAAGCTGCTTTAACAGATAGTCTATTCTACTTACtgaagagaaggaaaaaggaaaTGTGTATTTTGAGATGTATTGGCTGGAAGGAAGAAggagatgaaaagaaaaaagatggaaacagaaaagaaaattattga